In Allorhodopirellula heiligendammensis, one DNA window encodes the following:
- the ppk1 gene encoding polyphosphate kinase 1: MSSSPVAAESRYLNRELAWLEFNSRVLDQADDARVHLLERAKFLAITASNLDEFVMVRVGSLKLQGQGSSGRRDPAGLTASEQLQAVATRCHRHVGRQYKILLDDLQPQLAEHRITRVDLDQCSERLRAVAERHFRGDVVAVLSPQALHDRRFPMLPGLGIHLCVQLRGVAELAPQNMPQILPAHEPSSDPQSDDEEPQFAVIPLGRTLPRIVPLPIDKQATDPAMDVSSDGDPDAHESSFSYVLLEDLVSHFVDEFFPGREVVQCKPFRITRNADVELREDGAGDLLGGMEEVLESRRLSDVVRLEMDASASDEIRNYLMESFYVDPDYVFRTEGPLDLTYLFGLHGVKGFDALRDEAWPPQRSPAVDPAEPMFSSIAAGDIMLMHPYETFDPVVRLIEEAATDPDVLAVKQILYRTSRDSPIVAALKRAAERGKYVTAIVELKARFDEARNIEWAREMEQSGVQVIYGIRGLKTHAKVCIIVRREPQGLVRYMHFGTGNYNEVTANLYGDVSLLTKDETFGTDATMFFNAVTGSSHPQPLQQLAIAPLTLRRTILELIRGETERSRQGQKAHIMVKLNALVDMEVIDTLYEASQAGVKIQLNVRGVCCLRPGIAGLSESIEVVSIVDRFLEHARVFYFRHGGDPQIFISSADWMPRNLDRRIELLVPVNDPAIRRRLRETLQLYFRDNQNAWAMQSDGAYERVVPGKKQKPIRSQESLYRKAVKTLQDIQEKQQSTQSRFETHRPRE; encoded by the coding sequence GTGTCATCGTCCCCTGTCGCAGCTGAGTCACGTTACCTCAACCGCGAGCTCGCATGGCTGGAGTTCAATTCTCGGGTGCTCGATCAGGCAGATGATGCCAGAGTACACTTGCTCGAGCGAGCAAAGTTCCTCGCGATCACGGCATCGAACCTGGACGAGTTTGTGATGGTCCGCGTCGGCAGTTTGAAACTGCAGGGACAGGGCTCGAGCGGACGTCGTGATCCAGCGGGGCTGACCGCGAGCGAACAACTGCAGGCGGTCGCGACCCGTTGCCATCGACATGTCGGCCGCCAGTACAAAATTCTTTTAGACGATTTACAACCGCAGTTGGCCGAGCACCGGATCACACGAGTTGATTTGGACCAATGTAGCGAGCGATTGCGCGCGGTTGCCGAACGTCACTTTCGCGGCGATGTCGTCGCGGTTCTGTCACCCCAAGCGCTCCACGATCGCCGCTTTCCGATGTTGCCTGGCCTCGGCATCCATCTCTGTGTCCAGCTCCGCGGTGTCGCGGAGTTAGCCCCCCAGAACATGCCGCAGATCCTTCCTGCTCACGAGCCCAGTTCGGATCCCCAATCAGACGACGAGGAGCCACAATTTGCGGTCATCCCCTTGGGACGGACCCTACCCAGAATTGTGCCGTTGCCGATCGACAAGCAGGCGACCGATCCAGCGATGGATGTCTCCAGCGACGGGGATCCGGACGCTCACGAATCGAGTTTCAGCTATGTGCTGCTCGAGGATCTCGTGTCTCATTTTGTCGACGAATTCTTTCCCGGCCGAGAGGTAGTACAGTGCAAACCGTTCCGCATCACTCGCAACGCCGATGTAGAGTTGCGGGAAGACGGCGCCGGTGACTTGCTCGGCGGCATGGAGGAGGTGCTTGAGAGCCGGCGTCTCTCCGACGTGGTGCGTCTCGAAATGGACGCGTCCGCCAGTGACGAGATCCGCAACTACCTGATGGAGAGTTTTTACGTCGATCCCGACTATGTTTTTCGTACCGAAGGGCCCTTGGACCTGACCTATCTATTTGGGTTGCATGGAGTGAAGGGCTTCGACGCACTGCGGGACGAAGCCTGGCCACCCCAGCGCAGTCCCGCTGTGGATCCTGCCGAGCCGATGTTCTCATCGATCGCAGCGGGTGACATCATGCTGATGCATCCCTACGAAACATTCGATCCAGTGGTCCGATTGATTGAAGAGGCGGCCACTGATCCAGATGTCTTAGCCGTCAAACAGATCCTGTACAGAACCAGCCGAGATAGCCCCATTGTCGCTGCTCTCAAACGAGCCGCCGAGAGAGGAAAGTACGTCACTGCGATCGTGGAGTTGAAGGCACGTTTTGACGAAGCTCGCAATATCGAGTGGGCGCGTGAGATGGAGCAGTCGGGTGTACAGGTCATCTACGGCATCCGCGGCCTGAAGACACATGCGAAAGTCTGCATCATCGTGCGCCGCGAACCCCAAGGTTTAGTGCGCTACATGCATTTTGGTACAGGGAACTATAACGAGGTGACCGCTAATCTCTACGGAGACGTTTCGCTGCTTACCAAAGACGAAACATTTGGCACCGACGCGACCATGTTTTTTAATGCCGTGACCGGTTCAAGTCATCCCCAGCCACTGCAGCAACTCGCGATCGCGCCACTGACGCTCCGTCGCACAATTTTAGAGCTGATCCGCGGGGAGACTGAGCGATCGCGGCAAGGTCAGAAGGCACATATCATGGTGAAGCTCAATGCGCTTGTCGACATGGAAGTGATCGATACGCTGTACGAAGCCAGTCAAGCAGGTGTGAAGATTCAGCTCAACGTTCGCGGGGTTTGCTGTTTGCGGCCGGGGATCGCAGGATTGAGTGAATCCATCGAGGTCGTTTCGATCGTCGACCGGTTTTTAGAACATGCGCGCGTGTTCTATTTCCGCCATGGCGGCGACCCGCAGATATTTATCAGCAGTGCGGACTGGATGCCGCGTAACTTAGATCGCCGGATTGAATTGTTGGTGCCCGTCAACGACCCTGCCATTCGCCGACGGCTGCGAGAAACGCTACAGTTATACTTCCGCGACAATCAGAATGCGTGGGCCATGCAGAGCGACGGCGCTTACGAACGCGTCGTGCCGGGTAAAAAACAGAAACCCATCCGGTCGCAAGAAAGCTTGTATCGAAAGGCGGTCAAGACACTGCAGGATATCCAGGAAAAACAGCAGAGCACGCAATCGCGGTTTGAAACCCATCGCCCACGGGAATAG
- a CDS encoding ABC transporter ATP-binding protein — protein MNVHTSGSDCIELRRLYRYFGKTKAVHDISFSVPRGHVFGYIGPNGAGKTTSMRILSTLDLPSYGDAFVDGFSVVNDPELVRRRLGFMPDSFGTYRDVNCEEYLDFFARAYGLVGRERTQRLKWVLEFTGTVGMKDKPIRGLSKGMKQRLCLGRALVHDPAVMILDEPAAGLDPRARIQLRKMIRELADRGKTILISSHILTELAEMCDAVGIIEQGQLLATGSVDEIQLQRNQTRELTVRILERALDAAALLTSTSEQEGCASPASHVLGEPIVDGELLRFAFAGDVRDQADLVAWLIDKNFAVAEIASHRKSLEDVFLQVTEGLVQ, from the coding sequence ATGAACGTACATACCAGCGGCAGCGATTGCATCGAACTGCGGCGGCTCTACCGGTATTTCGGTAAAACTAAAGCAGTTCACGATATCTCGTTCAGTGTCCCACGCGGTCACGTGTTTGGCTACATTGGGCCCAATGGAGCTGGTAAAACGACGTCGATGCGAATTCTTTCAACGCTCGATCTGCCGAGCTACGGAGATGCATTTGTCGATGGATTCTCAGTCGTCAACGATCCGGAATTGGTCCGCAGACGACTCGGTTTCATGCCTGATTCGTTTGGTACCTACCGCGATGTGAATTGCGAGGAATACCTCGACTTCTTCGCTCGCGCGTACGGCCTGGTCGGACGGGAGCGGACGCAGCGACTCAAGTGGGTGCTCGAATTCACCGGTACCGTCGGTATGAAGGACAAACCGATTCGTGGATTGTCCAAGGGGATGAAACAGCGATTGTGTTTGGGCCGTGCGCTCGTTCATGATCCGGCCGTGATGATTCTTGACGAGCCCGCGGCAGGGCTAGATCCCCGGGCTCGAATTCAGCTGCGAAAGATGATTCGAGAGCTGGCCGACCGAGGCAAAACAATCTTGATCAGCAGCCATATTCTCACGGAGCTCGCCGAGATGTGCGACGCCGTGGGGATTATCGAGCAAGGACAACTGCTGGCCACCGGCAGTGTGGATGAGATTCAACTCCAACGAAACCAGACGCGTGAGCTAACCGTGCGGATACTCGAACGAGCCCTGGACGCAGCAGCGCTGCTCACTTCCACGAGTGAGCAGGAGGGCTGCGCAAGTCCGGCATCCCATGTTTTGGGCGAGCCCATCGTTGACGGTGAGTTGCTTCGCTTCGCCTTCGCCGGTGATGTGCGCGATCAGGCGGATTTGGTGGCGTGGTTGATCGACAAGAATTTTGCGGTCGCGGAGATTGCTTCCCACCGGAAGAGTCTCGAAGACGTGTTCCTGCAGGTCACCGAGGGGCTGGTGCAGTAA
- a CDS encoding arginyltransferase: MSRPADEFPSQARSVRNRLLQVQDSRSPCPYIDSTTARMPLLYPVSPLDGDDVDQLLAGGFRRSGSLLYYTRCAPCHACEPTRVEVNAFRLSNSFKRVLRRADKELTLTWQAPVVDPARVRLYNAHRAGRNLGNSPPIDMADYRGFLTDSCWPTLELEMRRGDQLIGISIMDVGSTSVSAVYTHFDPAASRYSPGTLGVLKQLEWAAKHQRRWVYLGLYVSSNPHLNYKSRYLPQQRLIHGEWVEIRDGAHTPSAEKPSWTNLGTGGSTLPET, translated from the coding sequence ATGTCACGCCCTGCGGACGAATTTCCATCCCAAGCTCGATCGGTTCGCAATCGATTGCTGCAGGTGCAGGACAGTCGCTCACCCTGTCCTTACATCGACTCCACGACAGCCCGAATGCCGTTGCTCTACCCGGTCTCGCCGCTCGATGGGGATGATGTCGATCAACTGCTGGCAGGCGGTTTCCGTCGCAGTGGGTCGCTGCTGTACTACACACGATGTGCCCCCTGCCATGCGTGCGAGCCGACGCGGGTGGAAGTTAATGCATTTCGACTCAGCAATTCGTTCAAACGGGTACTCCGCCGGGCAGACAAAGAGCTCACGTTGACCTGGCAAGCACCGGTCGTCGATCCCGCGCGAGTGCGACTTTACAACGCCCATCGGGCAGGACGGAATTTGGGCAACAGCCCTCCGATCGACATGGCAGACTATCGCGGCTTCCTGACCGATTCGTGCTGGCCCACGCTGGAACTGGAGATGCGGAGGGGCGATCAACTGATCGGAATCTCCATCATGGATGTCGGATCTACCAGTGTCAGCGCGGTCTACACTCACTTTGATCCCGCCGCATCGCGGTACAGTCCCGGCACACTCGGCGTGCTCAAACAGCTTGAGTGGGCCGCTAAACATCAACGCCGCTGGGTTTATCTTGGGTTGTACGTGAGCAGCAATCCTCACCTCAACTACAAGTCTCGATACCTTCCCCAGCAACGTCTCATCCACGGGGAGTGGGTGGAGATCAGAGACGGAGCACATACTCCATCCGCGGAAAAACCCTCATGGACTAATCTGGGAACGGGCGGTAGCACGCTGCCGGAGACCTGA
- the topA gene encoding type I DNA topoisomerase, translating into MARFPSQRQHSCPRFIAVFLSPTLRPFMAKPTSKSLVIVESPAKARTISKFLGSGYQVEASVGHVRDLPGGTKDIPKKYKKEPWAYLGVNVDKDFEPVYIVPADKKKQVDKLKEALKDADSLYLATDEDREGEAISWHLFELLKPNVPVHRLVFHEITKDAIQHALDTPRQIDDGLVRAQETRRILDRLYGYDVSQLLWRKVGRGLSAGRVQSVAVRLIVERERERIAFHNATYWDLEAIFTTANGDSLPATLSTVSGRKIPTGKDFDSDTGNLINPQLLQMDETESKDLAERLRTGDFEVTKVEVKPFVERPKAPFTTSTLQQEANRKLGMTARRCMQAAQRLYENGYITYMRTDSTTLSTEAVNAARELVRSEYGEKFLHESVRTYKGKVKNAQEAHEAIRPAGTPFRVPSAVQGELDNDQFRLFELIWKRTVACQMADAKKQRIGVTVSGGDCTFTASGTSILFEGFLRAYVEGSDDPEAELADKERLLPAVSESDALSVAEMDPKSHTTQPPARFSEASLTRTLEEKGIGRPSTYASIIDTIQKRDYVYKKGSALVPSWTAFSVIRLMETHFEALVDYDFTAQMEDFLDTISRQEAEALAYLKAFYFGDEDGAELPPDQKAAVGLKKRLAEKIEEIDPRISAMFSLGTPEQGEHREEVFVRVGKYGPFLEQGERKAAILEGTPPDEMTLEKAMELFDASAREDEPLGVHPETGKNVYIKAGRFGQYIQLGEKDDEEKRNQSIPKSVAPEDVTFEIACQLLTLPRNLGNNPENDEPVLAHDGRYGPYVKCGKETRSLPAGVSPIDVTFDEAIKLLKEPKQRGRAAPKEPIVAFEKKSPITDQEVKILEGRFGPYATDGETNASIPRGTDAKEVSFEDALNLIAERAAKGPSKKKKKKAVKKKTAKKKAVKKKATKKKAAKKAAKKKGIIKKE; encoded by the coding sequence CTGGCGCGGTTTCCGTCACAACGCCAACATTCGTGTCCGAGATTTATCGCCGTTTTCCTCTCTCCCACGCTCCGCCCCTTCATGGCTAAACCGACCAGCAAAAGTTTGGTGATCGTCGAATCACCCGCGAAAGCCCGCACGATCTCGAAGTTTCTCGGCAGTGGATATCAGGTCGAAGCCAGCGTCGGACACGTGCGCGATTTGCCGGGTGGGACGAAAGACATCCCTAAAAAATATAAAAAAGAGCCGTGGGCCTACCTCGGTGTGAACGTCGACAAGGATTTTGAGCCGGTTTACATCGTTCCTGCGGACAAGAAAAAGCAGGTCGACAAGCTTAAGGAAGCTCTCAAAGACGCCGACAGTCTCTATCTCGCGACGGACGAGGATCGCGAGGGAGAAGCGATCAGTTGGCATCTATTCGAGCTGCTCAAGCCAAACGTGCCCGTTCACCGGCTTGTATTCCACGAAATTACCAAAGACGCGATCCAGCACGCTCTCGACACTCCCCGCCAGATCGACGACGGACTGGTCCGCGCCCAGGAAACTCGCCGGATTCTCGATCGCCTCTACGGCTACGACGTCTCGCAGCTGCTCTGGCGCAAGGTCGGCCGGGGTCTGTCCGCCGGCCGGGTGCAAAGCGTCGCGGTACGATTAATCGTTGAGCGCGAGCGGGAACGCATCGCGTTTCATAACGCAACGTACTGGGATCTCGAAGCAATCTTCACCACCGCGAACGGAGACTCTTTGCCTGCGACGCTCAGTACGGTATCGGGCCGCAAGATCCCAACCGGCAAAGATTTCGATTCCGACACCGGAAATCTGATCAATCCGCAGCTCTTGCAGATGGACGAGACTGAGTCCAAAGATCTTGCGGAGCGGCTTCGAACCGGTGACTTTGAAGTCACCAAGGTCGAGGTGAAACCATTCGTCGAGCGTCCCAAAGCCCCATTCACGACGAGTACTCTCCAACAGGAAGCGAACCGCAAATTGGGCATGACCGCCCGCCGCTGTATGCAGGCCGCCCAGCGGCTCTACGAAAACGGTTACATCACCTACATGCGGACCGACTCCACGACCTTGTCGACCGAAGCCGTCAATGCGGCACGCGAATTGGTGCGGAGCGAATACGGCGAAAAGTTCCTGCACGAAAGCGTGCGGACTTACAAGGGTAAAGTCAAGAATGCTCAGGAAGCTCACGAAGCAATTCGGCCAGCCGGTACCCCCTTCCGGGTGCCCTCGGCCGTCCAAGGAGAGCTCGATAACGATCAATTTCGATTGTTCGAACTGATCTGGAAACGTACTGTCGCCTGCCAAATGGCCGATGCCAAGAAACAACGTATCGGGGTCACTGTCAGCGGCGGCGACTGTACCTTCACGGCGTCGGGGACGAGTATCCTGTTCGAAGGTTTTTTGCGAGCGTATGTCGAGGGCAGCGACGATCCCGAGGCCGAACTCGCCGACAAAGAACGCCTCTTGCCCGCCGTTTCCGAAAGTGACGCGTTGAGCGTCGCCGAAATGGACCCTAAGAGCCACACGACGCAGCCACCAGCACGATTCAGTGAAGCGTCACTAACCCGTACGCTGGAAGAAAAGGGAATTGGCCGGCCGAGTACCTACGCATCGATCATCGATACGATCCAAAAACGCGATTATGTCTACAAGAAAGGCAGTGCACTCGTTCCAAGCTGGACGGCATTCAGCGTGATCCGTTTGATGGAAACGCATTTTGAAGCCTTGGTCGACTATGACTTCACGGCCCAGATGGAAGATTTCCTCGATACGATTAGTCGCCAGGAAGCCGAGGCACTCGCGTACCTCAAGGCTTTCTACTTCGGGGACGAGGACGGAGCTGAGCTACCACCGGATCAAAAGGCTGCCGTGGGCCTGAAGAAGCGACTCGCCGAGAAAATCGAGGAGATCGATCCACGCATCTCAGCCATGTTCTCTCTCGGTACGCCTGAGCAAGGCGAACATCGCGAAGAAGTTTTCGTCCGTGTTGGGAAATATGGACCGTTCCTCGAGCAAGGTGAACGGAAGGCCGCAATTCTCGAAGGGACACCACCCGATGAAATGACGCTCGAGAAGGCGATGGAGCTGTTTGATGCGTCGGCTCGCGAAGACGAGCCACTAGGGGTTCATCCCGAAACTGGCAAAAACGTCTACATCAAGGCGGGACGGTTTGGACAGTACATCCAGCTCGGTGAGAAAGATGACGAAGAAAAACGCAACCAATCAATCCCGAAGAGTGTAGCGCCCGAGGACGTCACGTTCGAAATCGCATGCCAATTGCTGACGCTGCCCCGCAATCTAGGCAACAATCCTGAAAATGACGAGCCTGTGCTGGCCCACGACGGTCGGTATGGTCCCTACGTCAAATGCGGAAAAGAAACGCGTTCCTTGCCCGCAGGCGTTTCCCCCATCGATGTCACCTTTGACGAAGCGATCAAGCTTTTGAAGGAACCGAAGCAGCGGGGTCGCGCCGCTCCGAAAGAACCCATCGTCGCGTTCGAGAAGAAGAGCCCGATCACTGACCAAGAGGTCAAGATCCTGGAAGGACGTTTTGGTCCCTACGCAACCGATGGTGAAACGAACGCGTCGATTCCGCGAGGGACCGACGCGAAGGAAGTCTCCTTTGAAGACGCCCTGAACCTGATCGCCGAGCGGGCCGCCAAGGGACCGTCCAAAAAGAAAAAGAAGAAGGCGGTCAAGAAAAAAACTGCGAAGAAAAAGGCGGTGAAAAAGAAGGCGACCAAGAAGAAGGCCGCGAAGAAAGCAGCCAAAAAGAAAGGCATCATCAAGAAGGAATAA
- a CDS encoding translation initiation factor: MSRLFAGTPFDIPPTCELCGNPEPQCSCTAAEKEAAETRQRIESERVAPEKQTATIRTEKRKGGRTATVITGLSAVANDLPSLLSQLQAACGTGGTVKRKEDLIELQGDHVANATRCLVDLGYRIKK, translated from the coding sequence ATGTCTCGACTTTTCGCTGGCACCCCCTTCGACATCCCTCCCACCTGTGAGCTGTGCGGGAACCCTGAGCCGCAGTGCAGCTGCACAGCCGCGGAAAAGGAGGCTGCCGAGACCCGTCAACGGATCGAATCAGAACGCGTCGCACCCGAAAAGCAGACCGCAACCATTCGCACTGAGAAGCGGAAAGGCGGACGGACCGCGACTGTAATCACGGGGCTGTCAGCGGTCGCAAATGACTTGCCCAGCCTGCTTTCACAACTGCAGGCCGCTTGCGGCACCGGGGGCACGGTCAAACGCAAGGAAGATCTCATCGAACTGCAAGGCGACCACGTTGCCAACGCGACGAGGTGCCTCGTGGATCTCGGCTATCGCATCAAGAAGTGA
- a CDS encoding cupin domain-containing protein, with the protein MDIPQIINKDEASIGGMGQGYLVAGKNVDLRRWDEEPGNACQSSCRQYETVGYLISGVMEIEINGQCATLKAGDSWLVPAGAPHHYRIIESIVAIEATSPPGRFQHKDE; encoded by the coding sequence ATGGACATCCCGCAGATCATCAACAAGGACGAAGCCAGCATCGGTGGTATGGGCCAGGGGTACCTTGTCGCCGGAAAAAATGTTGACCTTAGGCGCTGGGACGAAGAGCCGGGCAATGCCTGTCAGTCGAGCTGTCGCCAATATGAGACGGTCGGTTATCTTATCAGCGGCGTGATGGAAATTGAAATCAATGGACAATGCGCGACGTTGAAAGCCGGTGACTCGTGGTTGGTCCCCGCGGGGGCGCCACACCACTACCGAATAATCGAATCAATTGTGGCGATCGAAGCCACCAGCCCTCCGGGGCGATTTCAACATAAGGACGAGTGA
- a CDS encoding DUF1501 domain-containing protein, whose protein sequence is MTQSRSHFCGRTRREFIWESGAGFGAAALSGMFCDDGFFSSAAAASLDGESPAGPMAIKPPHFAPKAKSVIFLFMYGGPSHIDTFDYKPAMKGMDGKTVDVKTFGRGGHKAGGRIVEPRWDFKQYGECGKYVSSLFPNVAKHVDDIAFLHSMTAESPIHGSAMLMMNSGKLLSGNPAMGSWVTYGLGSENQNMPGFVVMLDPSGGPISGAKNWSSGYMPATYQGTVFRTKGAPILDLAPPKDLPPGVQRQLIDSIQVANRRHLVSHGHEEALASRISSYELAYNMQTAAPEAVDLSDESAETLALYGVEDPKTADFGRRCLLARRLVQRGVRFIQLYSGGAHNDANWDAHGNLESNHNLHAGATDLPVAALLTDLKRTGLLDETLVVWGGEFGRQPTAEYAEGSGRDHNSMGFTMWMAGGGIKGGVSYGTTDELGSAAVENPMHVKNLHATILHQMGLDPNHLSYFYSGLDQKLVGVEHVEPIHAII, encoded by the coding sequence ATGACTCAATCACGCTCTCATTTCTGTGGACGCACCCGTCGCGAATTTATTTGGGAATCTGGAGCCGGGTTCGGGGCTGCTGCTCTGAGCGGCATGTTCTGCGATGATGGTTTCTTCTCGTCGGCCGCGGCTGCGTCACTGGATGGGGAATCTCCGGCGGGTCCGATGGCGATCAAGCCACCGCATTTTGCTCCCAAAGCAAAGTCCGTGATTTTCTTGTTCATGTACGGCGGTCCCAGTCATATCGACACCTTCGACTACAAACCCGCCATGAAGGGCATGGATGGCAAGACGGTCGACGTCAAGACATTTGGTCGCGGTGGACACAAGGCGGGGGGCCGAATCGTCGAGCCACGCTGGGATTTCAAGCAGTACGGCGAGTGTGGGAAGTACGTCAGCTCGCTGTTCCCTAACGTAGCAAAGCATGTTGATGATATCGCGTTCCTGCACTCAATGACCGCCGAATCGCCCATCCACGGCTCGGCCATGTTGATGATGAATAGCGGCAAATTGCTGTCTGGAAACCCCGCGATGGGGTCATGGGTGACCTATGGATTGGGTAGTGAGAATCAGAACATGCCCGGGTTCGTCGTCATGCTCGACCCCAGCGGAGGACCGATCAGTGGCGCCAAGAATTGGAGCAGTGGATACATGCCCGCTACCTATCAGGGTACGGTGTTTCGGACCAAGGGCGCTCCCATCCTCGACCTCGCCCCTCCCAAGGATCTGCCGCCAGGGGTGCAACGCCAGTTGATCGATTCGATCCAAGTTGCCAATCGGCGACACTTAGTTAGTCATGGGCATGAAGAAGCACTTGCGTCGCGGATTAGCAGCTATGAGCTGGCGTACAACATGCAGACGGCCGCTCCGGAAGCGGTTGACCTCTCCGACGAGTCAGCCGAAACACTTGCCCTGTACGGCGTCGAAGACCCGAAAACGGCTGACTTTGGCCGTCGTTGTCTGCTGGCCCGCCGGCTGGTCCAGCGGGGCGTCCGATTCATCCAACTCTACAGCGGTGGCGCACATAACGACGCCAACTGGGATGCTCATGGAAATTTGGAGTCAAATCACAACCTCCATGCTGGCGCAACCGATCTGCCAGTTGCCGCGCTGCTAACGGATCTCAAACGAACCGGGCTACTCGATGAGACGTTGGTCGTCTGGGGTGGCGAGTTTGGACGCCAGCCGACTGCGGAGTATGCTGAAGGCAGTGGACGGGACCACAACTCGATGGGATTCACCATGTGGATGGCAGGCGGCGGGATCAAAGGTGGTGTTAGCTACGGTACCACCGATGAGCTCGGCTCCGCTGCCGTTGAAAATCCGATGCACGTGAAGAATCTGCACGCAACCATTTTGCATCAAATGGGACTTGATCCAAATCACCTATCCTATTTCTATAGTGGCTTGGATCAGAAACTCGTCGGTGTCGAGCATGTCGAGCCGATTCACGCAATCATTTGA
- the nadA gene encoding quinolinate synthase NadA, with the protein MAESPLSASTRQSLPTTTANPVSGSAGSGVSNADSMLPLAPYKTVGEPELRERIESVREEFGKRLLILGHHYQQDDVIAHTDLRGDSYQLSEMAASSGECRTIVFCGVHFMAETADILANTPDRLASRRGERVNVLLPDMAAGCSMADMAGIRQVEAAWADMGEVIDTEQVIPVTYINSAASLKAFCGRHGGIVCTSSNAQAVLKWAFERGQRVLFFPDQHLGRNTALTMDIGEEQMPVWDPYALELGGNSEAQIENSRVILWKGHCSVHQMFRPEHVAKFREDHPGIKILVHPECPRDVNDIADISGSTGKIINTVKAAAPGTKWAIGTELHLVNRLKAEHPEQEIHFLSPVVCMCATMYRIDLPHLCWTLENLREGNLVNQIRVDDETMKWSLIALERMLAVK; encoded by the coding sequence ATGGCTGAATCCCCACTCTCCGCGTCTACTCGTCAAAGCTTGCCGACCACAACCGCAAATCCGGTTAGCGGCTCTGCGGGGAGCGGCGTCAGTAATGCGGATTCAATGTTGCCGCTTGCCCCGTACAAAACGGTAGGCGAACCGGAATTACGCGAGCGGATCGAATCAGTGCGCGAGGAGTTCGGAAAACGTTTGCTGATTTTGGGACATCATTATCAGCAGGATGACGTGATCGCCCATACCGATCTCCGCGGCGACAGTTATCAACTGTCCGAGATGGCTGCATCGAGTGGTGAGTGCCGAACCATCGTATTCTGCGGCGTTCACTTCATGGCTGAAACAGCGGACATCCTGGCCAACACGCCCGACCGACTTGCCTCTCGCAGGGGCGAACGCGTCAATGTGCTCCTGCCGGACATGGCGGCAGGCTGCTCAATGGCGGATATGGCCGGCATCCGACAAGTCGAAGCTGCTTGGGCCGACATGGGTGAGGTGATCGATACCGAGCAGGTCATTCCTGTGACCTACATCAACAGTGCCGCTAGTTTAAAAGCGTTTTGTGGCCGGCATGGTGGAATTGTCTGTACCAGCAGTAATGCACAGGCCGTCTTGAAATGGGCCTTTGAACGCGGGCAGCGAGTGCTGTTTTTCCCCGACCAACATCTGGGGCGCAACACAGCCCTGACCATGGATATCGGTGAAGAGCAGATGCCGGTCTGGGATCCATATGCGCTTGAACTGGGCGGCAACTCGGAAGCTCAGATTGAGAACAGTCGCGTCATTCTCTGGAAAGGACACTGCAGTGTTCATCAAATGTTCCGCCCCGAACACGTCGCTAAATTTCGCGAAGATCATCCTGGTATCAAGATCCTAGTACACCCCGAGTGTCCACGAGATGTCAACGATATCGCTGACATTAGCGGTAGCACCGGAAAGATCATCAATACCGTCAAAGCGGCTGCTCCGGGGACGAAGTGGGCCATCGGTACCGAACTGCATCTCGTGAACCGGCTCAAAGCCGAGCATCCCGAGCAAGAGATCCATTTTCTCAGCCCCGTTGTTTGCATGTGCGCGACGATGTATCGCATCGATTTACCCCATCTATGCTGGACGCTGGAGAACCTGCGCGAGGGAAATCTCGTCAATCAAATTCGCGTTGATGACGAGACGATGAAATGGAGTTTGATTGCGTTGGAACGAATGCTGGCTGTTAAATGA
- a CDS encoding DUF423 domain-containing protein — MMSNARTPFVAAAVAGALAVLIGAFGAHWLPVYLAGTGVDAELLAKRLAQFDTGARYHLAHAIALLALIALPTRPSATLRWSVCLFVAGIVFFSGSLYVLVLTNTPWLGAITPIGGGCWIIAWILIAFLHPSSRNA; from the coding sequence ATGATGAGCAACGCACGGACTCCCTTCGTGGCCGCGGCAGTCGCTGGGGCACTCGCGGTATTGATCGGCGCCTTCGGAGCCCACTGGCTACCGGTTTATTTGGCCGGAACCGGCGTCGATGCCGAGCTACTGGCCAAACGTTTGGCGCAGTTCGACACGGGCGCGCGCTATCATTTGGCGCACGCGATCGCCCTGCTGGCGTTGATTGCCTTACCGACGCGTCCGAGCGCCACCCTCCGCTGGAGCGTTTGCCTCTTTGTCGCCGGCATCGTGTTTTTCTCAGGTAGCCTTTACGTGCTCGTGCTGACCAATACACCCTGGCTGGGTGCGATCACACCGATCGGCGGCGGGTGCTGGATCATCGCGTGGATCTTGATCGCATTCCTGCATCCCTCCTCCCGCAATGCCTGA